In Oscillatoria sp. FACHB-1407, the sequence CCAATTTCCTAAGGGGGGTGAAGCAAAAATTCTTCACTTGTATGAAACCATCCTGCTACATTCCCCAAAATTGGGGTCTTTGAGCCTTCGTTAAGGGTCTTGACCCAACCAGAAACCCCCGTACTTGGAACCGATGCGAAGCGTGTCTGTGGGTGAACCAAAAACACCTTCTACTAGAGGGTTTGGGGGGACTCCCTAATGCCTGGTTTTCACACGCTTGAAACAACCATGCACCCAGATCTACTGCGTATGCATCAACTGGCGACGACGACCCACCACTAAATGCGGATCAATTTGGATCACGGCTTCTGCCAGAGGCATTGTCCGCAATACATTCTCAAAAACATTCACCTGATAAACTCGTTGGTTCGTGATGTCTAGCCCAGTGAGCCATCCACTTTTGGGGTGGTAGGCACCTGTGTCAATATCCAGCCAGCCCTGTCCTTGGGCGATCGCTCCTGGAATGACGTCGGGCAACGTAAAAGTAATAGTATGCCCGGTGATGATCAGCTTATCGGGGAAGTAGGGTTTTGTCATGCTGTGAAATTCTTCCCGAATCCAGCAGTATTCCTGTGGGGTTTGTTCTTCAATCGGCAAGCCGGGGTGAACACCTGCATGAGCCAGCCAAATATCCCCCAAATCAAGGTGGGTTGGCAGAGTCCGAAACCACTTGATGTCATCTACGAGTTGATCCGGGTCGCCGTAGCTAGAAACGGTTGTTTGTCCACCGCTATACAACCAGGCTTGCAACGCCGGATGCAGCACTTTGCCTTCGGGCAGGGCATCTAACAACAATTGTTCGTGGTTTCCTAAAAGACAGGGATAGCCCTGTTGACGGACAAAGCTGACCACCTGGGAACTTTTGGGGCCTCGATCAATCAAATCACCTAAGAAATAAACCTGGTCGGCAGAGGTGGGGGCGATCGCATCAAGCAACTGCATCAATCCGTCATAATGACCATGCACATCACCGACAAAAATGCGACGACTACTCATCCCAACCATTTGAACCTCTTACCGACGTTCCTAACGTTACAGCCAACAGGAATATTACAGCATACCCTATCCGGGGGATTACTGACCGTAATACTGAGCTAAAACCTTCATTCCATTATGCCCAATCTCATTGGGGAAGATTACGAAGAATCCAGTGAAGATCACAAAGAGACTGTTAGGAATTACCCATTGAAACTGTGAAGTGTATCGGCTGAAACTGTGAAGTTTATTGCCTTCAGAGGTTATTGGCTTAAGGCTCGCAGAAACTCTTGCAACCCGGCTAAAAAACCTTTGCGTGGGGCAGGGCGAGCCGCTTCTGTATCGGTTCCTTGAAAGAGAATGCGCTCCAGGGTTTCCCCAATCGGTTTTTGTGGCTCTTCGGCAATCAGTTCATAGCCATTCTCGGTCTCCCGCCAAACCTGCCACGGAGAGGGGTAGCAGCGAAACAAGGCTGCCCCCTCCAAAGGGCGAATGTAATAACACGACTCAAAGGTGTTCAGCAGTCGTTCCCGTAATTGCCGTGCAGCATAGCCAATGCCAATGATGGCGATGTCTTCTAGACGAGGGTTTAACAACACGACCGGACGCTGCTGTGCCTCTTCACACAACTGCTCAACCTGAGTCACCTCAACAGAAGACGGCTCAACAAACAAAAAAACTTCTTCTTCGGGCTGAATCACCGCCTTCAACTCACCTATGCCACGGATGGCATAGGGCTTTTCACCCCAATCACGCCGTGCGAGTGCTGCCGAACCCGGATCGGGAAAGAACACCCGAAACCTATCACCCAGGTCTTCAAAAGCAGGAATAAACTGTTCGGCGACAGGCATGATCTTTAACTCTGGAAAGACCAGTTCGACCTGGAGGCGGGTTAACCCGTCAGCGATCGCTGCTTTGGTTGCTTCTCTTGCCTGAGCGATCGCGTCATCTAAGTTTTGAGGAAGTTGAGTCATAACAGTGTGGCGGTAGCCGTCGGTGATCAATGGGTAATCGGTGGGCGTGTGGATAAGGTGATGGGTCAATCGGTCGGCGGGTGAATGGGAGACACGCCTTTACTTTTCGCGTGGTTGGGTTGGGTCAACGTAACCCTGAAGGTTTTCAGGATTTAGCTCTTTAAGAATGCGGCTTGCCTGATTGGTCACGTTAGGAGCACCTTTCACCACCACCAGATATTTTCCCTGCTTTAAGCGATTGCGATAGGGCAATGCATCGCCACTGCCAAACGCAATCCCGCTACCGCCTCCAATAAAGAGACTGCCCATACCTCCGGCGATCGCCCCAAAAACGCCTCCGATCAAATGGTTGCCCAGCACACCCGCCCAGGGAAACAGCTCAATTTGGGTCAGTTCATTAAAGACATACCCTGCAATAAATCCAAATGGCACTAACCAATAGGACATCAATTGGGCTTGTTTACGGGCTTGTTGACTGGGGTCGATGAAACCGAATTCATCTGCGGTCTGATACCCTTTGCCCAAAATGCTGATCTTATCCAACGGCAAGCCCGCCTTTTCGAGGGCAGTATAGGCTGCCTCGGCTTGAATCCGATCTGGCAAAACAGCAATCACATAGTTCATAGCTGAATTAGCGGTAGAACCCAAACGAAACATTACTATTTCATTATCAGATCGGGTGGAGCATTCAGGTCATGATCTTGAGCAAAGCTCCTATTCCAGTTTCACCACATCCCGTAGACCCATCCAGTTGTGTTGGCGTACCCCCCAAGACACAATGACGATCAGGAGAAGGAACGCGACCAACAAACCAATACCGATGGGAACGCCAAACTTGAAGGTTGACCCCATGTAGGTCAAAAAGAAAGTTCCAGGGATTGTTCCCAAAATCGTGGCACTGGCATAAATCGGCAGGGACAGACCACTGATGCCCGCCCCATAACTCATCAAGTCAAACGGCAACACCGGGAAGAGGTGGCTAATAAACATCACCCATCCCAGATAGATCTCGCCGCGATGGGTTGAGAGATAGATGATTTTTCCGGTGAGTGCCTGGACGGTCGATCGCCCCAAGGTACGTCCTATAAAATAGGCGAGCAAACTGCCCGCCGAAATGCCAATGATGGCATAGATTGCTGCTGGGACAGCCCCCCAAACGGCACCTGCGGTCATAGTCAGGGGTGTGCCTGGAATCGGACTCACGACTACCGCCAACGCAGAAACCCCAATAAAAATCAAAACCCCAACCCAACCCATTGACTGGATGAGTTGTACGAACCGAGTTGGTTCAAAATCGCCGATCTTGAAATGGGTCAACAACCACCAACCAAGACCCAAACATGCCAAAAGAACAAGCAGAGCAATGAGATTTTGAAGACTCAAGATAGCCTTTAACCGCTTTGATTTACGCATAGAGGATTTGTCTTAGTCGGTTGGAGATGGCAATATAATGTGTTGTTCGTCTTGCTCCCGGTTGATCGCCAGGAGTCCAGTTTGAAAGAATAACTGCTGCTTTACACGGATCAGAGCAAAACCTCTGAGGCGTTTCCAGGTGAAGCCTGAGAAACGAGGAGTCAGGGGTCAGACGGTTTCCCTCAATCACCGAGAAAAAATAGTTAATACAACTGAACCTAATAGATGGTGATGCCCTAAACAGGTTAATCCTGCATCTTGCCCAAGGGTTGCTCGATGAGCGGGACTATACAGGCAAATGCCACCCGGAGAAATAGGCAGTTGTTGAGATGCTACCCAAGGGGGCGCGATTGGGTCAACCCAGTAAAAGGATGCCCGCGATCGCAACACTCTTGCCACTTCCGCTAACACGCTTTGAGGGTTAGGGTAATGCAAGAAACTCAGCGTACTAAAAACTCCATCAAGCTGCTCAGTTGCAAACGGCAGTCCCTCCGCATTCCCTTGAATATATAGGAGACGGGGATGATGCCGATTTTGCCGACGTGCCTGACGGAGCATCTGAGCCGAAAAATCTAGCCCAATACCTCTCATTGTAGGAAAAGCATTTGCCAGACGGTTCAGTAATTGCCCTGTTCCACAGCCCATATCGAGAACGGTTGCCCGTTCTGGAAGGGCAACAAATTCCAGTAGCCGCAGGTGAATAGCCTGATAAGCTACGGATGGCAAAAGCCAGTCATAGGTTAGTGCCCACTGGTCAAAAAGCTGTTGCTTTGAACCAAAGATCAGGTCTGCGAGTTGATGAAAAACCATATTGGACAGAGAGAAACGCTCTGCCCATCAATTTTTAACTTTTTTGAAGTTTATTGGTACGACCTATCAGGTGAATTTGAGTTAAATAGCCCAAGCAGTGGACCGAGGATGGCACCAAAGACAAACCCTCCTGCGTGCGCCCAGTAAGCGACTCCACCGCTCTCCATGCCGACGTTGGTTGCCGGTCCCAGGCTGACGATTCCGTAAAACGCCTGTTGCACAAACCAAAAGCCCAGGAAGAAAATTGCCGGAATGCGAAAGGTGGTTAGCAAAATCCCCAATGGAATTAGAGTTAAAATTCGGGCTTGCGGGAAACGAAGGATGTAAGCCCCCATGACTCCGGCGATCGCCCCACTGGCTCCCAAGGATGGAATGTCAGACCCGGAGGAGAAAAACCACTGTGCCAGAGCCGCTAAAGCCCCACATGCTAGATAAAAGATCAGATATTTGACGTGACCGAGACGATCTTCGACGTTGTTACCAAAGATCCAGAGAAACAGCATGTTACCCGCAACATGGAGAAACCCAGCATGGAGAAACTGAGATGAAAAGAGGGTCGTCCATTCTAACGGGTTGCCTCTCCCCTCAAAACTTGCCGTTAATTCTCGCGGCACAACTGCCCACACGCGAAAAAACTGTTCGAGCTCCCCAGGCTGTTGCAGCATCAATTCATATATAAAAACGATGACATTAATAGCAATTAATGCGTACGTAACATAGGGGGTAATCGTCGTAGGATTGTCATCTCTTAGAGGAACCACAGACGCTTCTC encodes:
- a CDS encoding metallophosphoesterase family protein, encoding MSSRRIFVGDVHGHYDGLMQLLDAIAPTSADQVYFLGDLIDRGPKSSQVVSFVRQQGYPCLLGNHEQLLLDALPEGKVLHPALQAWLYSGGQTTVSSYGDPDQLVDDIKWFRTLPTHLDLGDIWLAHAGVHPGLPIEEQTPQEYCWIREEFHSMTKPYFPDKLIITGHTITFTLPDVIPGAIAQGQGWLDIDTGAYHPKSGWLTGLDITNQRVYQVNVFENVLRTMPLAEAVIQIDPHLVVGRRRQLMHTQ
- a CDS encoding DUF1995 family protein gives rise to the protein MTQLPQNLDDAIAQAREATKAAIADGLTRLQVELVFPELKIMPVAEQFIPAFEDLGDRFRVFFPDPGSAALARRDWGEKPYAIRGIGELKAVIQPEEEVFLFVEPSSVEVTQVEQLCEEAQQRPVVLLNPRLEDIAIIGIGYAARQLRERLLNTFESCYYIRPLEGAALFRCYPSPWQVWRETENGYELIAEEPQKPIGETLERILFQGTDTEAARPAPRKGFLAGLQEFLRALSQ
- a CDS encoding TVP38/TMEM64 family protein: MRKSKRLKAILSLQNLIALLVLLACLGLGWWLLTHFKIGDFEPTRFVQLIQSMGWVGVLIFIGVSALAVVVSPIPGTPLTMTAGAVWGAVPAAIYAIIGISAGSLLAYFIGRTLGRSTVQALTGKIIYLSTHRGEIYLGWVMFISHLFPVLPFDLMSYGAGISGLSLPIYASATILGTIPGTFFLTYMGSTFKFGVPIGIGLLVAFLLLIVIVSWGVRQHNWMGLRDVVKLE
- a CDS encoding class I SAM-dependent methyltransferase encodes the protein MVFHQLADLIFGSKQQLFDQWALTYDWLLPSVAYQAIHLRLLEFVALPERATVLDMGCGTGQLLNRLANAFPTMRGIGLDFSAQMLRQARRQNRHHPRLLYIQGNAEGLPFATEQLDGVFSTLSFLHYPNPQSVLAEVARVLRSRASFYWVDPIAPPWVASQQLPISPGGICLYSPAHRATLGQDAGLTCLGHHHLLGSVVLTIFSR
- a CDS encoding rhomboid family intramembrane serine protease; protein product: MVPLRDDNPTTITPYVTYALIAINVIVFIYELMLQQPGELEQFFRVWAVVPRELTASFEGRGNPLEWTTLFSSQFLHAGFLHVAGNMLFLWIFGNNVEDRLGHVKYLIFYLACGALAALAQWFFSSGSDIPSLGASGAIAGVMGAYILRFPQARILTLIPLGILLTTFRIPAIFFLGFWFVQQAFYGIVSLGPATNVGMESGGVAYWAHAGGFVFGAILGPLLGLFNSNSPDRSYQ